The region GTAATTGACTTTGAAATAAGAGAGATTTTTTAGGATGCGGGTTGCGGCTTCGGAGATAGAGTCGGGTCGGGCCATGGAGGATCGGTCTATAAGCTCGTACCATGGGCGGCGTTGAGAGAAGCCTTGGCGGATGGAGATGGAGAGGCGAGAGAGGAAAGTGCGGAAAGCGGGAGTTGCTATCGGGGGTTGGGATAGGGTTGGGGGATTTGAGATTGGGATTGTAGGAGAGGACATTTTGGCGGCGCGTGAAACCTAGTGTGGAAAATGCGTGGTGTTCGTTATGAGATCTTTACCTCAAGAGCGAGAGAGAGTCTAGAGGAACAAggctaatggcattcgagaatcgggagagagagagagagagagagagagatattggAGATTCGAAGGGATATTATTCGATGTATCGATCGGTATGATAACGAAAATTAAACTGGGCGATTTGTCGGTGCCATGAGATTTCATCTGTTTATTaataataacctttttttttttttttttcctgattgaTGATGCACTTTGTTGATTAACCATTTAATTGGGTTTCATCATTGATTATTCAATAACGTGCAGCTGTGCTGGTCTCCTTCTTGGCCTCACCTATGGAAGGCTCCAAGATTTTTTCAGCCGCTGTTTGTAACTGCAAACAGCCATTTACATGAcagaaaaattgaattttttttatgtttaaaattattttaatatactatattaaaaataattttttttaaataaaaaatatattattttaatttattttttttaaataaaaaatatattttaaaaaataatcactattatACTCTAAACACCCTTTAATACATCaagttaatatctttttataaatagGTTATTTTCGGTGAGGCTTTTGGAACCTTCAAAGATGAAATAGAAGCTTTCTTCTAGCtagcaaagaaaagaagatacaGTTTGACTTGTCATGTTTTAAGAGTTGTCTTCATAAATACCTAGCTCTTTGATTACTACATGTAGTGTATTTATGGATTATTAGTGACTACTCATAGATTTATTTGCTAGAACGCCACTTGtgagttaataaaaaaacagtacCAAGTGATTTTCTAGATACCTATGCTCTATGATCTTCGTCGTTTTTGATCAATCATGATTTATGATTTCATATAGACCAGTCCAACCTAATACATCATCTCAAGCTACCTCCATTTAAGTGGTTCAAACCATATGAAATCCCATCTCTTTTATCGAATTTCATGGAATGGAAATTGACAGCTTCGTCATTATCACTATCTATGAATTATGTGTGATTTATATGTATGACTGACTCTGAATATGCAGACATAATGGATACTAGAGAGAACCTCCAATACATTGAGCTGTTTCACGGGGaggaaaaaaatgtaaaaaggtGTGTTTGTTTGCTGGGCCAAATAATCTCTCTGCCATCAAACAAACAACGAAGAAAACCCACTTGTAATATTCCTCTAGAATTGGGCTAGTAGTATTTTTTTCTAGGACAATCAAAGGCCTGTAGTAATGGGCTGTTTATTACAACATTCAATATATAAATTCTGATGGTCcattgaagatgatgaagtcTTCAAAACGAAGGTCCAGGCTTCAAAATCTGAAACAGGAAGGTCCGAGAAACAAGATATTTGATAGGTCTTCGTTTATGCATTAGAAGTGTTAAATCGTTacaaaccaaaaaccaaaagaGAAGAGGATATATTACTCTGAGTAAAATATCatagtatatattatattagtGTTGTCTTTATAGATAGATGAACACATGATGTAGTTTACATTTGAATTATAGGATTTTGGTATAGTTCGTACCTCTACTAGTAGAAAATGTTTTATTGATCCTGCGATAGGTGTAAGTTGAATCTGGTGGAGAGGCTGGAGGGGGAACTAGGCATTTTGATGGGCCAGTGGTTTTTTACAGCTGATGATCTTTTGCGTGCAGTTGTAGAAATTATGGGAAAGAGCACTTATGGGACTGTCTATAAGACCACATTAAAGGATGGGAATCAAGTTGCAGTGAAAAGATTAAGAGAAAAGATCTCAAAGGGCCAGAAAGAATTCGAAAACGAGGTTGATGTGCTCGGTAAAATCCGGCACCCAAATCTTTTGGCATTAAGGGCTTGTTATTTGGGACCTAAGGAGGGAAGAATCTTGTTTTCGACTCATGCCTAAAGGAATTCTTGCAACATTCTTCCATCAAAAGCATAAATTCTTTTAGTTTGCTTTATATTCTTACAAGCTATTCTCTTCAGCTAGCAACATGCTGTATTTTAActtgctgcacttgcagctaGAGGACCTGATACGCCAATTGATTGGCAAACAAGAATGCAAAGAGCACAGGGCATGACGCGCGGCCTGTTCTACCTGCACGACAATGAGAATATCATACATGGAAACCTTGTATCAAGCAATGTCCTCGTTGATGAgcacaaaaatgcaaaaattgcAGATTATGGACTATCCCGGCTAATGACAGCTGCTGCCAACACTAATGTAATTGCAACTGCAGAAGCATTAGGATATCAAGCACCAGAGCTTTCAAAGCTTAAGAtagcaaaaacacaaaaacagatGTGTACAGCCTTGGAGTGTACTTTGGAACTTACCGGGAAGTCTCCTGGTAAGCCAATGAATGGTGTGGATTTGCCTCAACGGATTGCCTCTATTGTCAAAGAAGAGTGGACTAATGAAGTTTTTGACTTGGAATTGATGAAAGATGCCTCAATAATCGGTGATAAGTTGCTTACCACATTGAAATTGGCTTTGCATTGTGGTGATCGCTCACCTTCAACAGGACCAGAAGTTCAACAAGTCCTCAGCAATTGGAAGAGATTAGACCAGAGACAGCTTTAAGTCCCGGACCTTCCAGAGATGATGGTGCAGGGGTTCCTTCAACAAATGGGGAAGGGACTCCAGAAATGGGGTTACTTATTTGGTGGCCAGAGAGTTTAGGAAATAGAGTAGACTGCTACAATTCTTTCATTCTCGAGTCTTAGTGTTAAGAGATATTTAGTGTCCGTAATACACGTTTGTTCCGATCTATTTGAGGATATATTTGTTCTGGCTCAGctcatcttgatttttataaGCAGGTTCTCCCAATTGATCTGAAAAACAGGACAGTTTTTTTACCATGTTCGTATTAAGAATTTCTGACTTGCAAgcttaagatttttcttttcaatcttgacttggtcaagttttttttttttcagatgatAGTTCACTATCATGGCCCTTCTTTACCAAGAATGATTTGCGTAACTTGATTTCCAAGTTcatcttttaataaaacaatcagCAAGGTAAAAATGCAATCTAGCTTCCGAAAGCTACAGAGATTATTTAACTGATCTATCCTTTACTATTTGCATTAGTTTCACGTAACGTTTTGGCATTGATGCCCACACTTTCTGGCAGACTACTACAGTCAGTCAGTCAGCTGTTTGGATTGAACAAAAAGAgaggaattttaaaaattcttgataGTAACAGTTGAACTGAAAGAAATCAAAACAGTTTATTGCATCCAGAAACAAATGTTGGAACCGGTAACTTGTTTGTGGTGAGGCCATAACTTGATAGAGGCACAGTTAATCAAAGCCCAGATACATCACGATGCTTTGATTTAAAGTGCTCCAGATGTGCAATGAACGGAGATCCAAAGGGCCAGTAGATGTGTTATGCACCAGTCATTTGGAATGCTTATTCAGCCCTGGGCTTTGATTTGCTAATCCTTCGTAAGGTACAAGCCTACGATATCCttagaaattaaatgaattatgaTTAGGGATCGTGATGGATACCGAGAAATTCTTGGACAATAGGATAACTATAATTATATctacatagaaaaaataataacaataatctaTCCATTAATCCAATATAGATTGTTTTATACGACAGCTCAATCCCGATGCCTACCTACAGGGGAGGATGGCAGTAACGTAACCAGTGGACTAGACTCGGTAGCTTGTATTCAAGTGTCAATTAGCAAATCATAATGATGACTATTCACTCATTAATTAGTAGCGCAATGCCTTTCCTTTTTTCAAGGATTAATTAAGTAATTGCCCTccataattttcttatttcttgtGAAAACATTTCGCTCTGTTAACCAATATTTCTAGCTTCACCGCCGCTTGAGTGGTCGTTAGTTGCTACAGGCATGCTGATGGTCCTGTGGGAATACTGATACTCTGTTTCTTGAGGGAACAAGCTACGAGGAAAGGTATACATGCATGATTCACAAGCTAAGATGATGCCATGTGAAAACTCTTGAAATAATGCagcaaaatattataaatttgcaCCCATCTATTCAAAATTGCCACAGAAAATGAAAGCCCATGAACAGGACCTGACCAAACACATGGGAATgactaaaaaagaaagcaaagagcGAAAGTTTTATTAAGATAAAGCACCAGAAAACTTTGACAAGGAAACTTTCCGCTCttcaatcaattctttaatgttttgatattcACACTACTAATGTACACTTTGTTTTCTCAAAGTCAATAACAAACTCACCAACTTATTATTCTATCATTCATTCTAGTTCACCTATCCAATCTCCATCAATCTCTCTGTATCATTCTGCCTCCATGCTTCCATTCAAAGAGATTAATATCCGTTCTTCCCTTGTAAATTTCTCTTGCAGACTTTGACTTGATGTCTGCtcgttttttcatttttatatttctacatTGTTAGGCATTGCCAACTGCCAATTGACCCAACCTCAACAAACCATGCATACTTTTCCTTGTGCTCTAAGGTGATTTCATATAAGTTCACATTGGCACCTGCTATATAAAGGCCGTGTGACAAGGTCTCCACTGTGCTTGATTTGATTGTTAGGCTAGTTGAATCTCCTTCTGCTTTGTTGGTTAGATCCGTTCAATTctgatttatgataaatttgttggggggggggggggatgaaGTTTTCTTAAGTTTAGTGATGATcctgatatataaaaaaataaaaaagtttaattcgAAGCCttgaagtttttttgtttttatcaagtaGTTTTAGCTTAAAACTCAGTTTGAGCAGGTTTATAGGCAAAATATACAGGAAAAGCATTAGGATCGCTTATTTAAAATAACTGCACAAATATCCCTTCATTTGTGCCccgaaaagggagaaaaaaaaaaagaagaatcattATTGGTCTTCGAGACTGCTGGCCAGAATCTCGACCCACCGATTTCCGACAAACACAATTTCCGGGATATCCATCATTTTCGAACTTTTCCCTGGCTGTCTTTTTAAAAGGATTTCTCTCACTTTTTGAAAGGCGTTGGGTACCTAATAATTCCCTTTTGTACTAAGGCATTGAGAACATTGAGTAATAATCCTAGTGCATGTAGGAGTGGCGAGAGAGTATGATTCATTTCTCAATCCTTGTTTTATTTCCTTTGTCCTTTCGCCTCTCTATCAGCGAGCTTGTTGAGATCGATGATGAGGGTAAAAAAGTTTCCAGGCGGCTATTAAATAAGATCAAGTTAATCTCTTTATCCCTGAGGAGAAAAAAGAGCAATGCTTACGAATTACAACCGATCAAATCAATGTAGAAAGCAATTTAACTAGAAGATTTTTATCCaactatatatgaaaaaaaatcttctattttttgcatggataatttatgttttaagaaaaagagtaaattattatttaatcctCATGTTGCAAGGGTTTCCAACCAAATTCTCTTTTTCAAGAATCACAAACTAATCTTTGGACTGTAAGTGCTCTGCTCCACCAGAATATACATTACGTTGCTGAGATGCGACGATTTTAGTCATTTTCCTTTCTAAGATACCCTTGTTTTTGCTAAAAACATAAAACCAGTCAATTAATATCACattaaaatttactaaaattatCACAAATTGTTAATGAAATACTCCACGATCGATGCCAATTATgtaactaaattataatttctaataCAGGAGGGACAGCTTATATATGATCACGTTAATTAAGAACGTGGAAACTGTATAAACTCACTAATAATGCTGTCAAAAGATGTTATGGACAgcaagatttgtttttctttttttattttggcaattcaatgtcaaatttGACCACCAACAACAAGAACCACCAATTCCAAGCATCGACTATCAACCTAATTCTTGCTTGAAGACTTTATTAACGACAGGAAATCGGAAACAACACGCGATCATAGAAAAACATCAAACAAGATGATTTATAGTTGTTCGAACATGCATTGACAAGTGTAGACGAATGGAATAATAGACACGGAAATCCATGGTTCCTATGCTTTTCTGTCTCTTGTGATATTGATCATCACAAGCTACGTACCTAATTAATGCCCTATATATCATTAATCCCAGACTCTTTTTATGCATTTCAAACCTGCTGTTTCTAAGAAAGAAATTTTTGGTTAGACCCAGCATTTTTCTACTACAAATTAAATCACGTTAATTAATTACACCTACTAAGACGACTTTTACAGTCATTCGGGGAAGGAAACCGTATTGAATCTTCAGCTATGGCCCGGGCATTTAACCTAAACTGGTGACTTGTATGTAACCCTTGCATGATAACACCTTTTTCAGCCATCTAACTTTTAATCGATGATCATGCATGCTTCTGGACTCCATTATTAATCAGAAGAAATGCTTTGGAGCATGTTGGTGACAAAGCACTTACTAATCTAATACTCTGCGTGCACTAGCTATCATTTGtttcaagaaattgaaaagcaatAATTAGGTCGCGTTTTCAATAAAATTGACCGTTGAACTCAACTAATCCATTTATCTTGTCGTGACATGTAAAAGAAGCGAACTACAAAACCACTATAAtgatttaatcatatttttatctaataatcaaatgtatatatctttttatcaaATTGTGCATCGATCAATGATTTTTTACCCAGAGTCTtgaacaaaagaattaaaaaatgaaatacgGTTAATGatctaattaatgaaatcaattcTCAACCCTAAAGATAACGAAAGTATGGCTTCAAATTGTATGGCCATGTCATTTGTAGAACTTAAACAATTGGATTTATACGTGACTCATGTGTTTTGGGAACAAACATTTTTTTACATAGGTAAAGGCCTCAAAAATATCTCGGGAATCAACCAAACACAGAATAAAAAGAGCAATGGCTGCAAACACCTTTTCTTTACAGGAATTATGTAATGTTTTAATCTTCATAAATAGACTATTCACTCCTGCCTGGACCATTCTACGTAAAAGGTCAACCAGCAGGCGCTTTCCTCTTCTCAAACACTTCGACACATCAGTCTAATATCACGGTTgcttaagaaatatatatatttgatgaaaaGGACTGCATTTTGCTCGCAGATGGGTGATGTTACATGCAATAGAGTTATTAATTAGTCGTGAGCCTGGgtataaatttatcaattaagTAGGTAGTTCCCTTCAATTACGAAACACTTTAATATCTACCACGTCGTCCTAGCGATCACCCTtgttaaaaggaaaaagaaaataaaaacgatGAGAACGTATAATTTCCGTTTTGGAGTTTGAAGTTTTTTGCATTGAAAAGAAGCTGTTTGACCATTACGTGCTTTGTCGCTACTGTTAATGTATCGAACTGTGCATATACTCGACGAGGGGGGGACGAAAGGCGTTTTCTGGCCTCCCATGGGCCGGgggtataaaataaaataaagctctTGCGTTAGACTATTGCTCTcctaatatcttaaaatataaggATGGGGACTCCGTTTTGTGATCTGTGCATTAAGAAAGCATGCAAAAAACACCAAATCTCGACCTTCTGTGAGCTAAATCGTTTAGTTAAAGGATTAAGAAGAATAGGgtccattttattttcaaataattaattatagtatTGATGCTTCGTTGAATTTTAGCATCTAAGAAAGAATTGTCCACCAAACACTAAAAGAAATTATACGCTTTTTCGTAGGCTAGTGGGTGCACCAAGCTAACTAACTCCTATGAGGTTGAACTAAGTTTGCCCTTGCATATGAGCACTTGGCTCTTGACCGAAACCTAATCTGCCAGCATCGCACATTCCTGTGCGtctaattttcttataaatagagCTTCCTCTCTCCCACTCTCCACACTACATTACCAACTTAACTAATACCATCAATCAAGGCGAAGGTTGTTTTGATTGAGAGAACGATGGAGGGTTTCGACAACATCTTTGCCATCAATCATCGTCTCTCTTTGTTCTTCTTGGGCCTTTTGTTACTCTTAGCTTCTGCATTGTCCTTGGCAAACGCCGAAACGCACAACCATGATTTTGTTGTGTgtatttcttctctctttccttcATTAAGCTTATCATAATCTCTTCTTCTACTTAATTAGATGCTATAAATATTAACTACGATATTTATATTATGATCGATGGTTCAGATTCAAGCAACTCCAGTGAAGAGGCTGTGCAAGACCCAGAATTCCATCACGGTTAATGGGATGTTTCCGGGACCAACACTGGAAGTGAATAACGGAGACACTCTAGTAGTCAATGTTGTCAACAAAGCCCAATACAATGTCACCATTCATTGGTAAATAAATGCTCTCTCGTATTTCAGCTTTTCCACATGACGTAAAATCTTTtactttcaataattttatttcttgacaAGTATATATATACAACAACAATTGTATAGTAATTAACCTTGTATATTGTACCACGAGGCttgcatttaattatattagtaTCATTTTTTCCCCCAACAGGCATGGCGTTAGGCAAATGAGAACGGGATGGGCAGATGGACCAGAATTTGTGACGCAATGCCCAATTAGACCAGGTGGGAGTTACACCTACAAATTTACCATTCAAGGGCAAGAGGGGACCCTGTGGTGGCATGCTCATAGCTCATGGCTTAGAGCCACTGTTTATGGTGCTCTAATTGTCCATCCGAAAGAAGGATCTCCGTACCCGTTCTCCAAGCAGCCCAAGCGCGAAACAGCAATTCTTCTCGGTAATCAAACAACTCGTtgctgaaaaattaatttttgactcTTGGCTAATTAGCTGATCATGTTTAAGAGCTATCGATTATATACATTATGTACGTGCATATATTTGTTGCTTGTCCAAGCTTATCAAAGAAAAGGTAGCTTAACGAACTAAATATTGTAGAATGATATTAACCATGATTAACGGTGGTTAATTATCGTGTAATGATCAGGTGAATGGTGGAACGCGAATCCAATTGATGTCGTGCGGGAAGCAACTCGAACGGGAGGAGCACCAAATGTTTCCGATGCCTATACCGTCAATGGTCAACCTGGTGATCTTTACAACTGCTCAAGCCAAGGTATGCTTCAATATTCTTGTAAACGAATCCTTAACTCAAGCTTGCGGTACAAGCACATTAGATTGATCGCTTTCAAAGTCTCACggccccaaaaaaaataaaattc is a window of Populus nigra chromosome 10, ddPopNigr1.1, whole genome shotgun sequence DNA encoding:
- the LOC133705316 gene encoding LOW QUALITY PROTEIN: probable leucine-rich repeat receptor-like protein kinase IMK3 (The sequence of the model RefSeq protein was modified relative to this genomic sequence to represent the inferred CDS: inserted 1 base in 1 codon) is translated as MTDSEYADIMDTRENLQYIELFHGEEKNVKRCKLNLVERLEGELGILMGQWFFTADDLLRAVVEIMGKSTYGTVYKTTLKDGNQVAVKRLREKISKGQKEFENEVDVLARGPDTPIDWQTRMQRAQGMTRGLFYLHDNENIIHGNLVSSNVLVDEHKNAKIADYGLSRLMTAAANTNVIATAEALGYQAPELSKLKIAKTQKQMCTALECTLELTGKSPGKPMNGVDLPQRIASIVKEEWTNEVFDLELMKDASIIGDKLLTTLKLALHCGDRSPSTGPEVQQVXQQLEEIRPETALSPGPSRDDGAGVPSTNGEGTPEMGLLIWWPESLGNRVDCYNSFILES